A genomic segment from Rhinatrema bivittatum chromosome 19, aRhiBiv1.1, whole genome shotgun sequence encodes:
- the ZNRD1 gene encoding DNA-directed RNA polymerase I subunit RPA12 isoform X1 yields MSKDCSPYSWQCLVVSDSNSAGVQLVTTLGKSTITARQSYALKSMEQGKLHFILQDFEGKVVQSATLFNKLESSPMLLLQGEEGAEIQGPLIDRKCSRCGHEGMTYHTRQMRSADEGQTVFYTCVKCKYQEKEDS; encoded by the exons ATGAGCAAAGATTGCTCCCCTTATAGCTGGCAGTGCCTGGTGGTATCAGATTCTAACAGTGCTGGCGTTCAGCTGGTGACCACACTGGGAAAATCTACCATCACTGCAAGGCAATCCT ACGCATTAAAATCTATGGAGCAAGGAAAACTGCATTTTATACTGCAAG ACTTTGAAGGGAAGGTGGTGCAGTCCGCCACGCTTTTTAACAAACTAGAGAGTTCCcctatgctgctgctgcagggtgAAGAGGGGGCGGAGATCCAGGGACCTCTG ATTGACCGGAAGTGCTCAAGGTGCGGCCACGAGGGCATGACCTACCACACCCGGCAGATGCGCTCTGCAGACGAGGGGCAGACTGTGTTCTACACCTGCGTCAA
- the ZNRD1 gene encoding DNA-directed RNA polymerase I subunit RPA12 isoform X3, which yields MDPGSSCFHSDPDFCPECGSILPLPGLQDTITCPRCKFAIDVKALTILADIPPLWGSLCDLQIDRKCSRCGHEGMTYHTRQMRSADEGQTVFYTCVKCKYQEKEDS from the exons ATGGACCCCGGCAGCTCCTGCTTCCACTCGGACCCCGACTTCTGCCCCGAGTGTGGCTCCATCCTGCCTCTGCCGGGGCTTCAGGACACCATCACCTGCCCCCGGTGCAAATTCGCAATCGATGTAAAAG CATTGACCATTCTAGCTGACATCCCCCCTCTCTGGGGCTCGCTGTGTGACTTGCAGATTGACCGGAAGTGCTCAAGGTGCGGCCACGAGGGCATGACCTACCACACCCGGCAGATGCGCTCTGCAGACGAGGGGCAGACTGTGTTCTACACCTGCGTCAA
- the ZNRD1 gene encoding DNA-directed RNA polymerase I subunit RPA12 isoform X2: MDPGSSCFHSDPDFCPECGSILPLPGLQDTITCPRCKFAIDVKDFEGKVVQSATLFNKLESSPMLLLQGEEGAEIQGPLIDRKCSRCGHEGMTYHTRQMRSADEGQTVFYTCVKCKYQEKEDS, encoded by the exons ATGGACCCCGGCAGCTCCTGCTTCCACTCGGACCCCGACTTCTGCCCCGAGTGTGGCTCCATCCTGCCTCTGCCGGGGCTTCAGGACACCATCACCTGCCCCCGGTGCAAATTCGCAATCGATGTAAAAG ACTTTGAAGGGAAGGTGGTGCAGTCCGCCACGCTTTTTAACAAACTAGAGAGTTCCcctatgctgctgctgcagggtgAAGAGGGGGCGGAGATCCAGGGACCTCTG ATTGACCGGAAGTGCTCAAGGTGCGGCCACGAGGGCATGACCTACCACACCCGGCAGATGCGCTCTGCAGACGAGGGGCAGACTGTGTTCTACACCTGCGTCAA
- the RETN gene encoding resistin, with protein sequence MKAIRILLCVFLGSGFVAANPEQCTLSDLQSLDSICKSRACTAEQTCSCKLTCTDVVTKGALAVCPEDHTPISCSCGMGCGSWDVRNQQQCHCQCSGIDWTSARCCKIIASYETVGR encoded by the exons ATGAAGGCCATCAGGATTCTGCTCTGTGTCTTCCTAGGATCTGGCTTTGTAGCTGCTAATCCAGAGCAGTGCACCCTCTCTGACCTGCAGTCCCTGGACAGCATCTGCAAGTCCAGGG CGTGTACTGCGGAGCAGACTTGCTCCTGTAAACTCACGTGTACGGACGTCGTTACTAAAGGGGCTCTGGCCGTTTGTCCTGAAG ATCACACCCCAATCTCTTGCTCCTGTGGGATGGGCTGTGGCTCCTGGGATGTCCGGAACCAACAGCAGTGTCACTGTCAATGTTCCGGAATCGACTGGACATCTGCCCGTTGCTGCAAAATAATAGCCAGTTATGAGACTGTAGGGCGATGA